A genome region from Cervus canadensis isolate Bull #8, Minnesota chromosome 10, ASM1932006v1, whole genome shotgun sequence includes the following:
- the SLC35C2 gene encoding solute carrier family 35 member C2 isoform X2: protein MGRCAPDVAFVWRAVLTLGLVLLYYCFSIGITFYNKWLTKSFHFPLFMTMLHLAVIFLFSALSRALVQCSSHRARVVLSWPDYLRRVAPTGAPCLRSTGHSAGCGPVQLELPLHHRLARAALVLVVLLIAGGLFMFTYKSTQFNIEGFALVLGASFIGGIRWTLTQMLLQKAELGLQNPIDTMFHLQPLMFLGLFPLFAVFEGLHLSTSEKIFRFQDTGLLLRVLGSLFLGGILAFGLGFSEFLLVSRTSSLTLSIAGIFKEVCTLLLAAHLLGDQISLLNWLGFALCLSGISLHIALKALHARGDGTPKPLKGLGSNPDLELLLRSGQPEDEDNEEEEYFVAQGQQ from the exons ATGGGGAGGTGCGCCCCCGACGTGGCCTTCGTGTGGAGGGCGGTGCTGACCCTGGGGCTGGTGCTGCTCTACTACTGCTTCTCCATCGGCATCACCTTCTACAACAAGTGGCTGACCAAG AGCTTCCACTTCCCCCTCTTCATGACGATGCTGCACTTGGCCGTGATCTTCCTGTTCTCCGCCCTGTCCAGGGCCCTGGTTCAGTGCTCCAGCCACAGGGCCCGCGTGGTGCTGAGCTGGCCCGACTACCTCAGAAGAGTGGCTCCCACAG GTGCCCCGTGTCTCCGTAGCACTGGCCACAGCGCTGGATGTGGGCCTGTCCAACTGGAGCTTCCTCTACATCACCGTCTCGCT CGCGCGGCGCTAGTCTTGGTGGTCCTGCTCATCGCCGGGGGCCTCTTCATGTTCACCTACAAGTCCACGCAGTTCAACATCGAGGGCTTCGCCTTGGTGCTGGGCGCCTCGTTCATCGGCGGCATTCGCTGGACCCTCACACAGATGCTCCTGCAGAAGGCGGAACTTG GTCTCCAGAATCCCATCGACACCATGTTCCACCTGCAGCCGCTCATGTTCCTGGGGCTCTTCCCTCTCTTTGCTGTGTTTGAAG GTCTCCATTTGTCCACATCTGAGAAAATCTTCCGTTTCCAGGACACAGGGCTGCTCCTGCGGGTGCTCGGGAGCCTCTTTCTTGGCGGGATTCTCGCCTTTGGTTTGGGCTTCTCTGAGTTCCTCCTGGTCTCCAGGACCTCCAGCCTCACTCTCTCCATCGCCGGCATTTTTAAG GAAGTCTGCACTTTGCTGTTGGCAGCGCATCTGCTGGGCGACCAGATCAGCCTCCTGAACTGGCTGGGCTTTGCCCTCTGCCTCTCGGGAATATCTCTGCACATTGCCCTCAAAGCCCTGCACGCCAGAG GCGACGGCACCCCTAAGCCCCTGAAAGGGCTGGGCTCCAACCCCGACCTGGAGCTGCTGCTCCGGAGCGGCCAGCCGGAGGACGAGGACAACGAGGAGGAGGAATACTTCGTGGCCCAGGGGCAGCAGTGA
- the SLC35C2 gene encoding solute carrier family 35 member C2 isoform X1 — protein sequence MGRCAPDVAFVWRAVLTLGLVLLYYCFSIGITFYNKWLTKSFHFPLFMTMLHLAVIFLFSALSRALVQCSSHRARVVLSWPDYLRRVAPTALATALDVGLSNWSFLYITVSLYTMTKSSAVLFILIFSLIFKLEELRAALVLVVLLIAGGLFMFTYKSTQFNIEGFALVLGASFIGGIRWTLTQMLLQKAELGLQNPIDTMFHLQPLMFLGLFPLFAVFEGLHLSTSEKIFRFQDTGLLLRVLGSLFLGGILAFGLGFSEFLLVSRTSSLTLSIAGIFKEVCTLLLAAHLLGDQISLLNWLGFALCLSGISLHIALKALHARGDGTPKPLKGLGSNPDLELLLRSGQPEDEDNEEEEYFVAQGQQ from the exons ATGGGGAGGTGCGCCCCCGACGTGGCCTTCGTGTGGAGGGCGGTGCTGACCCTGGGGCTGGTGCTGCTCTACTACTGCTTCTCCATCGGCATCACCTTCTACAACAAGTGGCTGACCAAG AGCTTCCACTTCCCCCTCTTCATGACGATGCTGCACTTGGCCGTGATCTTCCTGTTCTCCGCCCTGTCCAGGGCCCTGGTTCAGTGCTCCAGCCACAGGGCCCGCGTGGTGCTGAGCTGGCCCGACTACCTCAGAAGAGTGGCTCCCACAG CACTGGCCACAGCGCTGGATGTGGGCCTGTCCAACTGGAGCTTCCTCTACATCACCGTCTCGCT GTACACGATGACCAAGTCCTCAGCCGTCCTCTTCATCCTCATCTTCTCTCTGATCTTCAAGCTGGAGGAGCTG CGCGCGGCGCTAGTCTTGGTGGTCCTGCTCATCGCCGGGGGCCTCTTCATGTTCACCTACAAGTCCACGCAGTTCAACATCGAGGGCTTCGCCTTGGTGCTGGGCGCCTCGTTCATCGGCGGCATTCGCTGGACCCTCACACAGATGCTCCTGCAGAAGGCGGAACTTG GTCTCCAGAATCCCATCGACACCATGTTCCACCTGCAGCCGCTCATGTTCCTGGGGCTCTTCCCTCTCTTTGCTGTGTTTGAAG GTCTCCATTTGTCCACATCTGAGAAAATCTTCCGTTTCCAGGACACAGGGCTGCTCCTGCGGGTGCTCGGGAGCCTCTTTCTTGGCGGGATTCTCGCCTTTGGTTTGGGCTTCTCTGAGTTCCTCCTGGTCTCCAGGACCTCCAGCCTCACTCTCTCCATCGCCGGCATTTTTAAG GAAGTCTGCACTTTGCTGTTGGCAGCGCATCTGCTGGGCGACCAGATCAGCCTCCTGAACTGGCTGGGCTTTGCCCTCTGCCTCTCGGGAATATCTCTGCACATTGCCCTCAAAGCCCTGCACGCCAGAG GCGACGGCACCCCTAAGCCCCTGAAAGGGCTGGGCTCCAACCCCGACCTGGAGCTGCTGCTCCGGAGCGGCCAGCCGGAGGACGAGGACAACGAGGAGGAGGAATACTTCGTGGCCCAGGGGCAGCAGTGA
- the SLC35C2 gene encoding solute carrier family 35 member C2 isoform X3: MGRCAPDVAFVWRAVLTLGLVLLYYCFSIGITFYNKWLTKSFHFPLFMTMLHLAVIFLFSALSRALVQCSSHRARVVLSWPDYLRRVAPTALATALDVGLSNWSFLYITVSLYTMTKSSAVLFILIFSLIFKLEELRAALVLVVLLIAGGLFMFTYKSTQFNIEGFALVLGASFIGGIRWTLTQMLLQKAELGLQNPIDTMFHLQPLMFLGLFPLFAVFEVLPSLAPDKMSCVGRLCAQGALIFCISLVLPSRTLTGLGQPPAPTNVHLPFWGSPSHQLLPSRSLSYSLGWAVLEGQGLPKVWAHLGVSTPVWVSLEQGAVVLSCL; this comes from the exons ATGGGGAGGTGCGCCCCCGACGTGGCCTTCGTGTGGAGGGCGGTGCTGACCCTGGGGCTGGTGCTGCTCTACTACTGCTTCTCCATCGGCATCACCTTCTACAACAAGTGGCTGACCAAG AGCTTCCACTTCCCCCTCTTCATGACGATGCTGCACTTGGCCGTGATCTTCCTGTTCTCCGCCCTGTCCAGGGCCCTGGTTCAGTGCTCCAGCCACAGGGCCCGCGTGGTGCTGAGCTGGCCCGACTACCTCAGAAGAGTGGCTCCCACAG CACTGGCCACAGCGCTGGATGTGGGCCTGTCCAACTGGAGCTTCCTCTACATCACCGTCTCGCT GTACACGATGACCAAGTCCTCAGCCGTCCTCTTCATCCTCATCTTCTCTCTGATCTTCAAGCTGGAGGAGCTG CGCGCGGCGCTAGTCTTGGTGGTCCTGCTCATCGCCGGGGGCCTCTTCATGTTCACCTACAAGTCCACGCAGTTCAACATCGAGGGCTTCGCCTTGGTGCTGGGCGCCTCGTTCATCGGCGGCATTCGCTGGACCCTCACACAGATGCTCCTGCAGAAGGCGGAACTTG GTCTCCAGAATCCCATCGACACCATGTTCCACCTGCAGCCGCTCATGTTCCTGGGGCTCTTCCCTCTCTTTGCTGTGTTTGAAG TGCTGCCGAGCCTAGCGCCAGACAAGATGTCCTGCGTCGGAAGGCTGTGTGCCCAGGGGGCTCTGATATTCTGCATCTCCTTGGTGCTTCCCTCCAGAACCCTCACAGGGCTCGGCCAGCCTCCTGCTCCCACGAATGTCCATTTGCCATTCTGGGGCTCACCTTCCCACCAGCTTCTACCCTCCAGGAGCCTTTCCTATTCTCTCGGGTGGGCAGTGCTGGAGGGCCAAGGTCTTCCAAAAGTCTGGGCACACCTTGGTGTGTCGACGCCTGTGTGGGTGTCTCTGGAACAAGGGGCCGTGGTTTTGTCGTGTCTTTGA